The following proteins are co-located in the Anas platyrhynchos isolate ZD024472 breed Pekin duck chromosome 1, IASCAAS_PekinDuck_T2T, whole genome shotgun sequence genome:
- the TMEM60 gene encoding transmembrane protein 60, which produces MRMSLAQRVLLTWLFTLLFLIMLVLKLDEKAPWNWFLIFIPVWIFDTILLVMLIVKMAGRCKSGFDPRNGSQNIKKKAWYLIAMLLKLAFCLALCAKLQQFTTMKLAYVFIPLWALLIGGMVELGYNIFYVRRD; this is translated from the coding sequence ATGAGAATGTCCCTGGCGCAAAGAGTACTACTGACATGGCTTTTTACGTTGCTCTTCCTGATCATGCTGGTGCTGAAGTTGGATGAGAAAGCACCGTGGAACTGGTTCCTCATTTTCATTCCAGTCTGGATATTTGATACTATCCTCCTGGTTATGTTAATTGTAAAAATGGCCGGCCGCTGCAAGTCTGGCTTTGACCCTCGCAACGGCTCGCAGAACATCAAGAAAAAAGCCTGGTACCTCATCGCAATGCTGCTCAAGTTAGCCTTCTGCCTTGCCCTCTGCGCTAAACTGCAGCAATTCACCACGATGAAACTAGCCTATGTATTTATCCCCTTGTGGGCCTTGCTTATTGGGGGTATGGTCGAACTTGGATATAATATCTTCTATGTACGAAGAGACTAA